A single genomic interval of Megalobrama amblycephala isolate DHTTF-2021 linkage group LG15, ASM1881202v1, whole genome shotgun sequence harbors:
- the LOC125247985 gene encoding immunoglobulin lambda-like polypeptide 1: protein MAIFQVFQAKLLRSLEESGIGAPAFKDLRSATDLALRATKATAQAIGHSMASLVVLERHLWLNLTPVLASPSMVLGPDIPSRRVSNGDSNQEGPSLSGRRSDIAPPPGVMDAVGVASEGAQLIYSGLSTEIKFLSVIKFYLFLDAPQTSIYPKDNVQLGILNTLVCHVTGFYPPSLSISWTKNNVNVTEGMSLSQYHPRTDGTFNIFSTLKFTPAEGDIYSCTVNHRALQGQPQTKIWDVEVALPGVGPAVFCGMGLTLGLLGVAAGTLFLIKGKSCN, encoded by the exons ATggccatatttcaggtcttccaggccaaactcctccgctcgCTGGAAGAGTCTGGAATTGGAGCGCCGGCTTTCAAGGACCTTCGCAGTGCCACCGACCTTGCCCTGCGAGCCACGAAGGCCACGGCCCAGGCCATCGGGCattccatggccagcctggtagtgttggagcgccacctgtggctcAACCTAAC CCCCGTTCTGGCCAGCCCGAGTATGGTTCTCGGACCTGATATCCCTTCTCGACGGGTCTCCAATGGAGATTCCAATCAGGAGGGACCTTCTCTCTCAGGCAGGCGATCTGATATTGCACCCCCACCAGGAGTCATGGATGCTGTGGGtgtggcctctgagggggcacaGCTCATATATtctggtctctcaactgag ataaagttTCTATCTGTTATTAAGTTCTATCTGTTTCTAGATGCACCTCAGACTTCCATCTATCCAAAGGATAATGTACAGCTGGGTATTCTGAACACCCTTGTCTGTCATGTGACTGGCTTCTACCCTCCATCTCTCAGCATCTCATGGACTAAGAATAATGTTAATGTGACAGAGGGTATGAGTTTAAGTCAGTACCATCCAAGGACAGATGGTACATTTAACATATTCTCCACTCTCAAGTTTACACCTGCTGAAGGAGACATTTACAGCTGCACGGTGAACCACAGAGCCCTCCAGGGTCAACCTCAGACCAAAATATGGG ATGTTGAAGTTGCCCTCCCAGGTGTTGGTCCAGCTGTGTTCTGTGGAATGGGTCTGACTCTTGGACTGTTGGGAGTCGCTGCTGGAACATTGTTTCTCATTAAAGGAAAAAGCTGCAACTGA